One segment of Arcanobacterium phocae DNA contains the following:
- the dusB gene encoding tRNA dihydrouridine synthase DusB gives MSVRIGDVLLESPVILAPMAGVTNPPFRQLCREFGEAGARAAGVELPKAGHNGGNHSYAGLYVCEMVTSRALIERNPETMTMIKPDPADPVRSIQLYGVEPTSIARAVDILVRENRADHIDLNFGCPVPKVTRKGGGSALPWKHSLFSQIVTGAVEAAHRASRESGRDFVVPVTAKCRIGIDEDHMTFKDVARMSEDAGISGLTLHARTTEQHYSGRARWEFIGELKQMTSLPIFGNGDVFEVGDARAMLVQTGADGISVGRGCQGRPWLFFDLVAASYGSPYRYRPALREVADIIVRHGELSVAHFADEHRAMRELRKHVGWYLRGFAVGGQMRHQLGLIESVEQLRELLDTLDLDQSFPEAAEGPRGRAGGAKRPHLPEFWLDSHDLSPVQQEKIHEAEVNVSGG, from the coding sequence ATGAGCGTTCGCATTGGCGATGTTTTGTTAGAATCTCCAGTGATCCTTGCACCAATGGCGGGGGTTACTAACCCGCCTTTCCGTCAGCTATGCCGTGAATTCGGAGAAGCCGGCGCTCGTGCTGCTGGTGTTGAGCTCCCAAAAGCCGGTCATAATGGTGGTAACCATAGCTACGCGGGACTGTATGTTTGTGAGATGGTCACTTCTCGTGCCCTGATAGAGCGCAATCCGGAAACAATGACGATGATTAAGCCAGATCCAGCAGACCCGGTACGTTCCATACAACTATACGGTGTTGAACCAACATCTATAGCCCGCGCTGTTGACATATTAGTGCGAGAAAATCGAGCCGATCATATTGATCTGAACTTCGGTTGCCCAGTTCCAAAAGTAACTCGTAAGGGTGGTGGGTCTGCATTACCGTGGAAGCATTCACTGTTTTCCCAGATAGTCACTGGTGCGGTTGAAGCTGCCCACCGAGCATCCCGAGAATCGGGACGAGACTTCGTCGTTCCGGTTACTGCCAAGTGCCGTATTGGTATCGATGAAGATCATATGACGTTCAAGGACGTAGCCCGAATGAGTGAGGATGCTGGAATCTCTGGACTAACCTTGCATGCACGTACTACAGAACAGCACTATTCTGGCCGTGCCCGCTGGGAATTTATTGGCGAGCTGAAGCAAATGACCTCCCTGCCAATCTTTGGTAATGGTGACGTATTCGAGGTGGGCGATGCTCGCGCGATGCTCGTGCAAACAGGCGCAGACGGGATTAGCGTGGGCCGTGGATGCCAGGGGAGACCATGGTTATTTTTCGATCTCGTTGCTGCATCGTATGGCTCTCCGTATCGTTATCGACCAGCGTTGCGAGAAGTTGCAGATATCATTGTTCGTCACGGTGAGTTGTCAGTTGCACATTTTGCCGATGAACATCGTGCAATGCGGGAACTCCGTAAGCATGTTGGCTGGTACCTGCGAGGGTTTGCGGTGGGCGGCCAAATGCGTCACCAACTGGGCTTGATCGAATCAGTTGAGCAGCTGCGTGAGCTTCTCGATACGCTTGACCTTGATCAGTCTTTCCCAGAAGCTGCAGAAGGTCCACGCGGTAGAGCGGGTGGGGCAAAACGCCCGCATCTTCCTGAGTTTTGGTTGGACTCCCACGATTTGTCACCGGTGCAGCAAGAGAAAATTCATGAGGCAGAAGTCAACGTTTCTGGAGGCTGA
- a CDS encoding YibE/F family protein: MAANKVAPTGGENIPASHSHTHSHSAPLALSPADRRRVSVALACVVVPLALLTIIGLIVMWPSGQTPVGSRPEFNVGSQQAIGEISAIGETDASMQTPVKMLVDGTEVGIHVPYEYVKNGLDVGDRVKAIFSPDLVGTDAPYIFVDFVRSVPLWVLIALYVGVVVLVARLKGAAALAGLGVSLAVVGFFMLPALMSGESPLLVVLIGAAAMMFTSIYLAHGISIRTTTAVLGTLGGLIITGLVAWLAIGSANLTGVSSEDSIAIFSQLGTLRMNQILLCGMILAGLGALNDVTITQVSTVWELHAANPTAMRRRIFGQAMVIGRDHIASTVYTLAFAYVGSALPLLMSAALVDRGFVDFLMIGQVAEEIVRTLVASVGLVLAIPMTTAIACLFAPVAPSHSRNSSIS; the protein is encoded by the coding sequence TTGGCTGCTAACAAAGTTGCACCGACTGGCGGGGAGAATATCCCCGCCAGTCACTCCCACACCCATTCCCACTCGGCGCCATTGGCACTGTCACCAGCAGATCGGCGCCGAGTTAGCGTCGCATTGGCATGCGTCGTCGTCCCGTTAGCTCTGCTAACCATTATCGGACTAATCGTCATGTGGCCGTCTGGACAAACACCAGTAGGATCGCGTCCAGAATTTAATGTTGGTTCGCAACAAGCAATTGGAGAAATTAGTGCCATCGGAGAAACCGATGCGAGCATGCAAACTCCAGTGAAAATGCTTGTTGATGGAACTGAAGTTGGTATCCATGTTCCATACGAGTACGTTAAAAATGGCCTTGATGTAGGAGATCGCGTTAAGGCAATTTTTTCTCCTGATCTTGTAGGTACTGACGCTCCATATATTTTCGTTGATTTCGTGCGTTCAGTTCCGTTATGGGTTCTGATTGCGCTATATGTTGGAGTTGTTGTTTTAGTTGCTCGACTCAAAGGTGCTGCTGCGTTAGCAGGATTGGGTGTTTCCTTAGCAGTCGTCGGGTTCTTTATGTTGCCAGCTCTAATGTCTGGCGAATCGCCGCTACTAGTCGTACTGATTGGTGCAGCGGCCATGATGTTTACCTCTATCTATCTGGCACACGGTATCTCAATCCGAACTACCACTGCCGTGTTGGGTACTCTTGGCGGGCTGATTATTACTGGGCTTGTTGCATGGTTAGCAATTGGTAGCGCTAATCTTACTGGTGTCTCAAGTGAAGATTCGATCGCAATCTTCAGCCAGTTAGGAACGTTGCGCATGAACCAGATCCTCTTGTGCGGAATGATTCTGGCGGGCTTAGGCGCGTTAAACGACGTGACTATTACTCAGGTGTCCACGGTTTGGGAGCTACACGCTGCAAACCCGACAGCTATGCGCCGGAGAATCTTTGGACAAGCTATGGTGATCGGACGAGACCATATCGCCTCAACAGTGTATACGCTTGCTTTCGCCTATGTTGGTTCCGCGCTTCCACTACTTATGAGTGCTGCGCTAGTTGATCGTGGGTTTGTAGACTTCTTGATGATTGGCCAAGTAGCGGAAGAAATTGTGCGTACCCTAGTTGCCTCAGTCGGTTTGGTTTTGGCTATCCCGATGACGACGGCGATTGCCTGTCTTTTTGCTCCTGTAGCTCCATCACATTCAAGGAATAGTAGTATTTCATGA
- a CDS encoding glycine--tRNA ligase gives MAKKAPSRLDNVISLAKRRGFVFPSGDIYGGTRSAWDYGPLGVELKENIKRQWWKTNVTGREDMVGLDSSIILPREVWVASGHVATFSDPLIECQHCHKRLREDDLIEQYAEKKGIAESDVSMSDIACPNCGTRGEWTESKPFSGLLKTFLGPVDNEEGLHYLRPETAQGIFVNFLNVVTASRKKPPFGIGQVGKSFRNEITPGNFIFRTREFEQMEIEFFVKPGEDEEWHQSWIDARLAWYEDLGISRENLRLYEHPKEKLSHYSKRTVDIEYRFGFQGSDWGELEGIANRTDFDLSSHSEASGKKLEYFDQASGERYTPYVVEPSAGLTRSLMAFLTEAYTEDEAPNTKGGVDKRIVLKLDPRLAPVKVAVLPLSRSADLSPMARELAASLRKHWNVDFDDAGAVGRRYRRQDEIGTPFCITVDFDSLEDQAVTIRDRDTMEQIRIPIDEVEAYLAGKLIGC, from the coding sequence ATGGCCAAGAAGGCCCCATCGCGACTCGATAATGTTATTTCCCTAGCGAAACGTCGTGGATTCGTGTTCCCATCCGGCGATATTTACGGTGGCACACGTTCGGCGTGGGATTACGGCCCGCTAGGTGTCGAGCTGAAAGAAAATATCAAGCGTCAATGGTGGAAAACTAACGTTACCGGGCGCGAAGATATGGTGGGTTTGGACTCTTCTATCATTCTGCCACGTGAGGTGTGGGTAGCCTCTGGTCACGTCGCTACATTCTCAGATCCGCTTATCGAGTGCCAGCATTGCCATAAGCGTCTTCGAGAAGATGATCTGATCGAACAGTACGCAGAAAAGAAAGGCATAGCTGAATCAGACGTATCGATGTCAGATATTGCGTGCCCGAACTGCGGCACTCGTGGTGAATGGACTGAATCCAAACCGTTCTCAGGACTGCTTAAAACATTCTTGGGTCCGGTGGATAACGAAGAAGGTCTACACTACCTACGTCCAGAAACAGCACAGGGTATCTTTGTTAACTTCTTGAATGTTGTTACCGCTTCTCGTAAGAAGCCGCCATTTGGTATTGGTCAAGTAGGTAAGTCATTCCGTAACGAAATCACTCCGGGTAACTTTATCTTCCGTACCCGCGAATTTGAGCAGATGGAAATTGAATTCTTCGTCAAACCAGGTGAAGATGAGGAATGGCATCAATCATGGATCGATGCCCGCTTAGCTTGGTATGAGGATCTGGGTATTTCTCGTGAAAACCTGCGCCTGTACGAGCATCCAAAGGAAAAGCTCTCCCATTACTCCAAGCGTACCGTTGACATCGAATACCGATTCGGATTCCAAGGCTCAGACTGGGGCGAACTTGAGGGTATCGCGAATCGTACTGATTTTGATCTTTCTTCGCACAGCGAGGCCTCTGGTAAGAAGCTTGAATACTTCGATCAAGCTTCGGGTGAGCGCTACACGCCATACGTTGTTGAACCTTCAGCGGGATTGACCCGTTCATTGATGGCATTCTTGACCGAAGCTTATACTGAAGATGAAGCTCCAAACACCAAGGGTGGAGTAGACAAGCGTATCGTTCTGAAACTCGATCCACGGTTGGCGCCAGTCAAGGTTGCTGTTTTGCCATTGTCGCGTTCCGCTGATCTATCACCAATGGCACGAGAGCTTGCGGCTAGCCTGCGTAAGCACTGGAATGTTGATTTTGATGATGCTGGAGCAGTTGGTCGCCGTTACCGTCGTCAAGATGAAATCGGTACGCCATTCTGTATCACCGTCGATTTTGATTCACTAGAGGATCAGGCTGTTACGATTCGGGATCGTGACACGATGGAACAAATCCGCATTCCAATTGATGAAGTTGAAGCCTACCTGGCAGGTAAACTCATTGGCTGCTAA
- a CDS encoding metal ABC transporter substrate-binding protein yields the protein MKNKRLSYLSKITAIVSASAFALAGCSDATPDKSASDAKVSVTTSFYPLTYLVNEVGQDHVAVTDLTPPGADAHGVELSPKEISDMQKSDVVFYLAKLSPAIDDAVAAAKVNAINIGDSVELLKNEETGGEHEHADHDEHDEHAHHEHDAEHAEHAEHADHDSEHADHDDEHAHHDHGIYDPHFWTDPARMAQAAHTIAKQLSEKDPKHATDYEKNADKVTQRLLDLDKKFEQAFAGTCETKSFVVTHAAFGYLAHEYGLKQIGVAGIDPEFEPSPARIVEVKKLVDEEHINTIFTPTNGEAKVAQTVAQETGAQFAVLNVAATAGDESADYIDMMEHNLTALSDSMRCTK from the coding sequence ATGAAAAATAAACGACTATCGTACCTTAGTAAAATCACCGCAATTGTGAGCGCCTCTGCATTCGCGCTCGCTGGATGCTCAGACGCAACACCTGATAAGTCAGCTTCGGATGCCAAAGTATCTGTTACTACTAGCTTTTATCCGCTGACTTATCTTGTCAATGAAGTAGGACAAGACCACGTCGCCGTAACGGATCTAACTCCACCTGGCGCCGATGCTCATGGCGTCGAATTATCGCCAAAAGAGATTTCGGATATGCAGAAATCCGATGTAGTTTTCTACCTAGCTAAACTCTCACCAGCAATTGATGATGCAGTAGCCGCAGCTAAAGTGAATGCTATTAATATCGGCGATTCGGTGGAGCTTCTCAAGAACGAAGAAACTGGCGGCGAGCATGAGCACGCTGATCATGACGAGCATGATGAACACGCACATCACGAGCACGACGCCGAACACGCCGAACACGCCGAACACGCCGACCATGACAGCGAACATGCTGACCACGACGACGAACACGCTCATCACGACCATGGTATCTACGACCCACATTTCTGGACTGACCCAGCACGTATGGCTCAAGCAGCTCATACCATCGCCAAACAGCTGAGCGAGAAGGACCCTAAGCACGCCACAGACTATGAGAAGAATGCCGACAAAGTAACACAGCGCTTGTTAGATCTCGATAAGAAGTTTGAACAAGCTTTTGCCGGAACTTGTGAAACAAAGTCTTTTGTTGTCACCCATGCAGCTTTTGGATACCTGGCCCATGAATACGGATTAAAGCAGATCGGCGTTGCTGGAATTGATCCTGAGTTTGAGCCATCACCAGCACGCATTGTCGAAGTAAAGAAGCTTGTTGACGAAGAGCATATCAACACGATTTTCACTCCGACTAATGGTGAAGCAAAAGTTGCGCAAACAGTCGCACAAGAAACCGGCGCACAATTTGCCGTCTTGAACGTGGCTGCAACAGCTGGTGACGAATCTGCCGACTATATCGATATGATGGAACATAATCTGACTGCTCTTTCTGACTCAATGAGGTGCACCAAGTAA
- a CDS encoding metal ABC transporter ATP-binding protein, with amino-acid sequence MTTSPAVSVRNLHVTLDGTKILHGIDMDIDAGSTVAILGANGSGKSTLIRALVGVIPHEGTVCLFGHALGRKAPWQRIGYAPQRVSQSSKIPATALETVMSGLIYGWHFKLPKDSKTQALSALATVGLAARAHESVQTFSGGQQQRVLIARALVRNPDLLILDEPFAGIDSQSREHIIEALTILRNQGKTIVMVLHDLYSLDSIIDQTYVVNNGRFDRSSKVPIPSETPSPSICYGEIHA; translated from the coding sequence ATGACAACTTCCCCGGCCGTTAGCGTCCGTAATTTACACGTGACTTTAGATGGAACGAAAATTCTTCACGGCATTGATATGGACATTGATGCTGGCTCTACGGTTGCGATACTAGGCGCTAACGGCTCGGGAAAGTCCACTCTTATACGCGCGCTTGTTGGAGTAATTCCGCACGAAGGGACTGTTTGCCTGTTCGGCCATGCGCTAGGAAGAAAGGCCCCCTGGCAACGGATTGGATATGCTCCGCAACGCGTAAGCCAATCATCAAAGATCCCTGCTACCGCACTCGAAACGGTTATGTCAGGACTCATATATGGCTGGCATTTCAAACTACCAAAAGACAGCAAAACTCAAGCACTATCAGCTCTAGCTACAGTTGGTCTAGCAGCCCGAGCACATGAATCAGTTCAAACTTTTTCAGGCGGACAGCAACAGCGCGTTCTGATTGCACGAGCGCTTGTTCGCAATCCTGATCTACTCATATTAGACGAACCGTTCGCCGGAATTGATTCCCAATCGCGCGAACATATTATTGAAGCGCTGACCATACTACGGAACCAAGGAAAAACAATTGTGATGGTTCTCCACGATCTATACAGCCTCGACTCCATTATCGACCAAACCTATGTCGTTAACAACGGCCGATTCGATCGCTCTTCTAAAGTTCCGATTCCCTCTGAAACCCCCTCTCCATCTATATGCTACGGAGAAATTCATGCTTGA
- a CDS encoding metal ABC transporter permease: MLEFLASPLMVRALIVAVLVGLSAPVVGTYLVQRQLTLLGDGIGHIALTGVAMGWLAANAANAANRDAWAVPGAIVASVLGALLIEWMRNRGRSSADVALALVFYGGIAGGVILIGIAGGTTSTLTSYLFGSISTVTELDVALTVLLCIVILAIGLGLKPALFVLCHDEEHARASGLPTVFLSAVIAVTAALTVSVAMRVVGALLVSALMIIPVAISQIVMRSFRSTMYLAMGIGVIVAITGLITTYFYPWSPGATIVLYAVSLYVLVVAFRPAILVVLRWKTVQ, encoded by the coding sequence ATGCTTGAGTTCTTAGCCTCCCCGCTGATGGTTCGTGCTTTGATAGTGGCGGTTCTTGTTGGGCTATCTGCCCCCGTCGTCGGAACATATCTGGTTCAGCGCCAACTAACTCTGCTGGGAGACGGGATTGGTCATATTGCTCTCACTGGAGTCGCGATGGGATGGCTTGCCGCCAATGCCGCCAACGCTGCCAACCGTGATGCTTGGGCTGTTCCTGGCGCAATAGTTGCATCAGTTCTTGGAGCACTGTTGATCGAGTGGATGCGTAACCGCGGACGTTCCTCAGCAGATGTTGCCCTAGCTCTAGTTTTCTATGGTGGCATTGCCGGTGGCGTTATTCTGATCGGGATTGCCGGTGGCACAACATCGACTCTCACGTCCTATTTGTTTGGCTCAATTTCTACAGTAACCGAGCTGGACGTAGCACTTACGGTACTTTTATGCATTGTCATTTTGGCAATCGGTTTGGGCCTAAAACCAGCTTTATTTGTATTATGCCACGACGAAGAGCACGCCCGTGCTTCCGGTCTTCCAACCGTTTTCTTATCTGCGGTTATTGCGGTAACCGCCGCCTTAACAGTGTCCGTTGCAATGCGAGTGGTAGGAGCCCTTTTAGTATCTGCACTCATGATTATCCCGGTAGCGATCTCGCAGATAGTCATGCGTTCATTTCGGTCAACAATGTATCTGGCCATGGGCATTGGAGTGATAGTCGCTATCACCGGACTCATAACAACGTACTTTTACCCATGGTCCCCCGGTGCAACTATCGTTTTATACGCTGTCAGCCTCTACGTCCTTGTGGTTGCCTTCCGTCCAGCTATACTGGTTGTGTTAAGGTGGAAAACGGTACAGTAA
- a CDS encoding Fur family transcriptional regulator, with product MTKQRQAIWELLRSEKNFLSAQEVHDALERSGEAIGLATVYRNLQALAANGSVDVLRLENSETQLFRYCAESVHHHHMVCRSCGKTVEISGAGIESWAEGIAAEHGFTRLSHSFEIFGLCDRCSRKENS from the coding sequence ATGACGAAACAACGTCAAGCTATTTGGGAACTTTTACGTAGCGAAAAGAATTTTCTGTCAGCACAAGAAGTCCATGATGCTTTAGAAAGGTCTGGTGAAGCCATCGGCTTAGCCACTGTATATCGTAATTTACAAGCGTTAGCGGCCAATGGTTCTGTCGATGTGTTGCGCTTAGAAAACTCTGAGACCCAACTATTCCGTTACTGTGCTGAATCAGTTCACCATCATCACATGGTATGTCGATCGTGCGGAAAAACAGTTGAGATTTCTGGAGCAGGAATTGAGAGCTGGGCTGAAGGTATTGCTGCCGAACACGGTTTTACCCGTCTATCCCACTCATTCGAAATTTTCGGGTTGTGTGACCGGTGCTCTAGAAAAGAAAATAGCTAA
- a CDS encoding DedA family protein produces MTNLIADISYFLSHGPLLIVFSFLCVVIFFRAQGTYWLGRYIAHIVYDRIVGHEHKTMLTKRFEAWLTSERIVRGIDTVQRRGWPVVTVSFLTVGFQTIANMSAGILRMPWMLYTAAMIPGGAAWAAIYATIGWTVWKAAMASAAGSPWGVIVVVAILGIYGIFIIRRKRAGDDMIDATAADNDSTPSSLGNLADALAEDQLEPSKLTE; encoded by the coding sequence ATGACGAATCTTATCGCTGACATTTCTTATTTCCTCTCACACGGGCCACTCCTCATCGTATTTTCATTTCTGTGTGTTGTTATTTTCTTCCGAGCTCAAGGAACATACTGGTTAGGTCGTTACATCGCGCATATAGTCTATGACCGTATCGTGGGTCACGAACACAAAACGATGCTAACTAAACGTTTCGAAGCCTGGTTAACGTCAGAACGCATTGTCCGCGGAATCGATACTGTCCAACGACGCGGATGGCCTGTTGTCACAGTTTCTTTTCTAACCGTAGGCTTTCAAACAATCGCTAATATGTCAGCTGGTATTTTGCGAATGCCGTGGATGTTATACACCGCAGCTATGATACCTGGCGGGGCTGCATGGGCTGCTATTTATGCAACAATTGGCTGGACAGTATGGAAAGCAGCCATGGCATCAGCAGCAGGGTCACCATGGGGAGTCATCGTCGTCGTTGCTATTCTGGGCATCTACGGCATCTTCATTATCCGACGCAAACGTGCAGGTGATGACATGATTGACGCGACAGCCGCTGACAACGATAGCACCCCCAGTTCTCTAGGCAACTTGGCTGATGCTCTTGCCGAAGATCAGCTCGAACCATCCAAACTAACGGAGTAA
- a CDS encoding RNA-binding S4 domain-containing protein, whose protein sequence is MTEEFTVRLPIQLGQFVKLSGLTETGGQAREVIQEGFVRVNGAVNTHRAAKLNDGDLVEVSFPGGPRLRAIVRGA, encoded by the coding sequence ATGACTGAAGAATTCACCGTCCGGCTCCCCATTCAGCTGGGCCAATTTGTTAAGCTTTCAGGTTTAACCGAAACCGGCGGACAAGCCCGCGAAGTTATTCAAGAAGGTTTCGTCCGGGTAAATGGAGCTGTTAATACCCATCGTGCAGCAAAATTAAACGATGGTGACCTTGTCGAAGTATCGTTTCCAGGTGGGCCTCGACTGCGTGCGATAGTTCGCGGAGCCTAA